The Deltaproteobacteria bacterium CG2_30_66_27 genome contains a region encoding:
- a CDS encoding ABC transporter ATP-binding protein: MSILTVEGLDKTFGGLKALSGVSFSVRKGEILGVIGPNGSGKTTLINCITGFVRPDEGKVLFKGGEITRWRAHRIARVGIARTFQVMRPFYSLPAYKNLIIPLWSPRARKEGGWRGGGKHGDRDTVAIDILEEIGFERDSRVPYKLASTLPTGYLKRLELARCLALRPEIIFCDEVFSGLSASEVASMLPLIEKLKMGGITLVLIEHRLRELFKVADRVMALQFGEKIAEGHYKDVIEDPRVKEAYLGFEET, encoded by the coding sequence GTGAGCATCCTGACGGTGGAAGGGCTCGACAAAACGTTCGGCGGCCTGAAGGCGCTGAGCGGCGTGAGCTTCTCGGTCAGGAAGGGCGAAATCCTCGGCGTCATCGGGCCGAACGGCTCCGGGAAGACGACGCTGATCAACTGCATCACGGGCTTCGTCCGCCCCGACGAGGGGAAGGTCCTGTTCAAGGGTGGGGAGATCACGCGCTGGCGGGCGCACAGGATCGCCCGGGTGGGGATCGCGAGGACCTTCCAGGTCATGCGGCCCTTCTACTCCCTGCCGGCGTACAAGAACCTCATCATCCCGCTCTGGTCGCCGCGTGCGCGGAAGGAGGGCGGCTGGCGCGGCGGGGGGAAGCACGGCGACCGCGACACGGTGGCCATCGACATTCTCGAGGAGATCGGCTTCGAGCGCGATTCGAGGGTTCCCTACAAGCTGGCGTCCACGCTTCCGACGGGGTACCTGAAGCGGCTCGAGCTGGCGCGCTGCCTCGCGCTGCGGCCCGAGATCATTTTTTGCGACGAGGTCTTTTCGGGGTTAAGCGCGAGCGAGGTGGCGAGCATGCTGCCGCTCATCGAGAAACTGAAGATGGGAGGGATCACGCTGGTCCTGATCGAACACCGGCTGCGCGAGCTGTTCAAGGTGGCGGACCGGGTCATGGCGCTCCAGTTCGGGGAGAAGATCGCCGAGGGGCATTACAAGGACGTCATCGAAGACCCGAGGGTCAAAGAGGCGTACCTCGGATTCGAGGAGACATAG